Proteins encoded together in one Spodoptera frugiperda isolate SF20-4 chromosome 15, AGI-APGP_CSIRO_Sfru_2.0, whole genome shotgun sequence window:
- the LOC118276856 gene encoding protein patched: MVAPDSEAPANPRIAAAAHESPSAAEARHSADLYIRTSWVDAALALSELEKGNIEGGRTSLWIRAWLQEQLFILGCFLQGDAGKVLFVAILVLSTFCVGLKSAQIHSRVDQLWVQEGGRLEAELKYTAKALGEADSSTHQLIIQTAKDPDVSLLHAGALLEHLKVVQAATRVKVHMYDIEWRLKDLCYSPSIPDFEAYHIEKIIDNIIPCAIITPLDCFWEGSKLLGPDYPIFVPGLQNKLQWTQLHPQEVLEEVRKLRFQFPFSTMEAYMKRAGITSAYMKKPCLDPTDAHCPDTAPNKKSGNIPDVAAELSHGCYGFAAAYMQWPEQLIVGGATRNSTSALRSAKALQTVVQLMGEREMYEYWADNYKVHHVGWTQEKAAAVLDSWQRKFAAEVRRMTVTESVSPSYSFYPFSTSTLNDILGKFSELSLKNIMLGYMFMLIYVAVTLMQWRDPVRSQAGVGIAGVLLLSITVAAGLGFCALLGIPFNATSTQIVPFLALGLGVQDMFLLTHTYVEQAGDVPREERTGLVLKKSGLSVLLASLCNVMAFLAAALLPIPALRSFCLQAAILLLFNVGSMLLVFPAMISLDLRRRSAARADLLCCLTPESPVPKRPRKIADRSRSKSGKTEKTAWKDTTKQPLDPEDLGDQSKVTCCLSLSLTKWAKNQYAPFIMRPSIKVTSMLALIAVILASVWGATKVKDGLDLTDIVPENTDEHEFLYRQEKYFGFYSMYAVTQGDFEYPTNQKLLYEYHDQFVRIPNIIKNDNGGLTKFWLSLFRDWLLDLQAAYDKEVESGCITQEYWCKNASDEGILAYKLMVQTGHVDNPIDKSLITTDTKNGHRLVDKDGIINPKAFYNYLSAWATNDALAYGASQGNLKPQPKRWTHSSGDTELKIPKSSPLIYTQLPFYLSGLTDTESIKNLIMSVRDLCLKFEAKGLSNFPSGIPFLFWEQYLYLRTSLLLALACALAAVFVAVMVLLLNFWAAVLVTLALATLVLQLLGVMALLGFKLSAVPAVLLVLAIGRGVHFTVHLCLAFVTSIGCKRRRASLALESVLAPVVHGTIAAALAASMLATSEFGFVARLFLRLLLALVLLGLIDGLLFFPIVLAILGPNAEVRPLEYPERLSTPSPKSSPVHPRKSSSNSGGSDKGSRGGKSAPRPSAPSLTTITEEPPSWHSSAPSVQSSMQSIVVQPEVVVETTTYNGSDSASGRSTPTSKTPHSGAITTKVTATANIKVEVVTPSDRKSRRSYHYYDRRRDRDDDRERDRDRERDRDRDRDRDRDRDRERDRDRDRDRSRERDRRDRFRDERDHRASPRENGRDSGHESDSSRH, translated from the exons GGTAACATCGAGGGTGGGCGCACGTCGCTGTGGATCCGAGCGTGGCTCCAGGAACAGCTGTTCATATTAGGCTGTTTTCTGCAAGGTGACGCGGGCAAAGTTCTATTTGTCGCGATACTCGTGCTCTCCACGTTCTGCGTCGGTTTGAAATCTGCGCAGATACACTCGAGAGTCGACCAACTCTGGGTTCAAG AGGGTGGTCGGTTAGAAGCCGAATTAAAATATACCGCAAAGGCACTTGGAGAAGCTGACTCCTCAACACACCAGCTCATCATTCAAACTGCTAAAGATCCTGACGTATCGTTATTGCACGCAGGCGCGTTGCTCGAACACCTAAAG GTGGTCCAGGCAGCAACTCGCGTCAAGGTGCATATGTACGATATAGAGTGGAGGCTAAAGGACCTGTGCTATAGCCCCAGCATACCAGACTTCGAAGCTTACCACATAGAGAAGATCATCGACAATATCATTCCATGCGCGATCATTACGCCGCTCGACTGTTTCTGGGAGGGATCCAAGTTATTAGGACCTGATTATCCCATTTTTGTACC TGgactacaaaacaaattacaatggACTCAATTACATCCACAAGAGGTTCTAGAAGAAGTAAGGAAGCTGAGGTTCCAGTTTCCGTTCAGCACGATGGAAGCTTACATGAAGAGGGCAGGTATCACCTCCGCCTACATGAAGAAGCCGTGCCTCGACCCCACCGATGCCCACTGTCCAGACACGGCACCCAACAAGAAGTCAGGCAAT ATTCCAGACGTAGCGGCGGAACTGTCCCACGGGTGCTACGGTTTCGCAGCAGCATACATGCAGTGGCCGGAGCAGCTGATAGTAGGTGGAGCCACCAGGAACTCCACGTCAGCGCTGAGGAGTGCGAAAGCGTTACAAACGGTGGTGCAACTGATGGGCGAGCGAGAGATGTACGAGTACTGGGCAGACAACTACAAGGTGCACCATGTTGGATGGACGCAAGAGAAGGCCGCTGCAGTGTTAGACTCGTGGCAGAGGAAGTTTGCTGCT GAGGTGCGAAGGATGACAGTGACAGAGTCGGTGTCGCCGTCGTACAGTTTCTACCCATTCTCTACGTCAACACTTAACGACATACTCGGCAAATTCTCCGAACTgtcgttaaaaaatattatgttaggaTACATGTTCATG ttaatttatGTAGCAGTAACACTAATGCAGTGGCGTGACCCAGTCCGCTCGCAGGCCGGTGTGGGTATAGCAGGGGTGCTACTGCTTTCAATTACTGTCGCAGCCGGGTTAGGCTTTTGTGCTTTATTag GCATACCTTTCAATGCAACAAGTACGCAGATAGTACCGTTCCTGGCGCTAGGGTTGGGCGTGCAGGACATGTTCCTTCTCACTCACACGTACGTGGAGCAAGCGGGAGACGTGCCGCGCGAGGAACGGACTGGCCTGGTGCTCAAGAAGAGTGGCCTCAGCGTGCTGCTGGCCTCGCTCTGCAACGTCATGGCCTTCCTAGCTGCGGCCTTACTACCAATTCCTGCCCTGCGTAGTTTTTGTTTACAA GCGGCCATCCTTCTCCTCTTCAACGTTGGCTCAATGTTACTGGTGTTCCCCGCTATGATCTCTCTGGACCTTCGGCGGAGATCAGCAGCTAGGGCTGACCTATTGTGCTGCCTGACTCCTGAGAGCCCCGTGCCCAAGCGTCCGAGAAAGATCGCTGATCGGTCCAGGAGTAAGAGTGGAAAGACTGAAAAG ACTGCTTGGAAAGATACCACGAAACAACCGTTGGATCCCGAGGATCTAGGTGACCAATCGAAAGTGACGTGCTGCTTGAGTCTGTCGCTTACCAAGTGGGCGAAGAACCAATACGCACCATTTATCATGCGACCTTCTATTAAG GTCACATCTATGCTAGCGTTGATTGCAGTAATATTGGCAAGTGTATGGGGAGCTACGAAAGTCAAAGACGGTCTAGACCTTACAGACATTGTGCCAGAGAATACGGACGAACATGAATTCCTTTACCGACAGGAAAAATATTTCGGCTTCTACAGCATGTACGCAGTCACTCAAGGAGACTTCGAATATCCCACCAACCAGAAACTACTTTACGAATACCATGATCAGTTCGTTAGGATACCCAATATAATCAAGAACGACAATGGCGGCCTTACGAAATTCTGGCTGAGCCTTTTCAGAGACTGGCTACTGGATTTACAAGCAGCTTATGACAAGGAAGTTGAAAGTGGATGCATAACACAGGAGTACTGGTGTAAAAACGCAAGCGACGAGGGCATATTGGCGTACAAACTGATGGTGCAGACTGGACATGTGGACAATCCCATCGACAAATCTCTAATTACGACTGACACGAAAAACGGTCATAGATTGGTAGATAAGGACGGTATAATTAATCCAAAAGCATTCTATAATTACCTATCAGCGTGGGCTACGAATGATGCTCTTGCATATGGTGCTTCACAAGGAAACTTGAAGCCACAGCCCAAGAGATGGACACATTCGTCGGGAGACACAGAGCTCAAGATACCGAAGTCATCGCCCCTTATCTACACGCAGCTACCGTTCTACTTATCAGGTTTGACTGACACAGAGAGCATAAAAAACCTGATAATGTCTGTACGGGATCTGTGTTTAAAGTTCGAAGCGAAGGGATTGTCCAATTTCCCGTCTGGTATTCCTTTCCTATTTTGGGAGCAGTATTTGTATTTGAGAACATCACTGCTCCTGGCCCTCGCTTGTGCTTTAGCTGCTGTTTTTGTG gCTGTAATGGTACTCCTGCTGAACTTCTGGGCAGCAGTGCTGGTTACGTTGGCTCTAGCGACGTTGGTGCTGCAGTTGTTGGGCGTGATGGCACTTCTGGGATTCAAATTGTCTGCAGTGCCAGCTGTTCTACTAGTCCTTGCTATAGGCAGGGGCGTCCACTTTACTGTTCATTTGTGTTTG GCCTTCGTAACTTCAATTGGTTGCAAGCGACGACGAGCATCTTTAGCTCTTGAGTCAGTGTTAGCTCCAGTAGTACATGGCACGATAGCTGCAGCTCTTGCAGCTTCCATGCTGGCCACCAGTGAGTTTGGATTTGTGGCGAGACTGTTCTTAAGACTTCTGCTAGCGCTGGTACTACTCGGCTTGATAGACGGATTGCTATTCTTCCCAATCGTGCTAGCTATTTTGGGACCAAATGCTGAG gTTCGGCCACTAGAATACCCCGAAAGACTATCAACTCCATCACCGAAGAGCTCCCCAGTGCATCCTCGTAAATCTAGTTCGAATTCTGGAGGTAGCGATAAGGGAAGCCGAGGAGGAAAGTCTGCGCCGAGACCATCGGCTCCTTCACTAACGACCATTACTGAGGAACCACCCAGCTGGCACTCCTCCGCTCCCTCTGTACAGTCCTCCATGCAGTCCATCGTCGTACAACCCGAAGTGGTTGTAGAAACTACTACTTACAATGGCAGTGACTCAGCCTCAGGACGATCGACGCCGACTTCGAAGACTCCTCATTCGGGCGCTATCACTACTAAG gtaacTGCGACAGCAAATATAAAAGTCGAAGTAGTGACACCGAGCGACAGGAAATCAAGAAGATCGTATCACTACTACGACCGACGCAGGGACCGCGACGACGACAGGGAGAGAGATAGAGACAGAGAAAGAGACCGGGATCGGGATCGAGATCGGGATAGAGATAGAGATCGAGAGCGAGATCGAGACAGGGATAGAGATAGGTCGAGAGAACGAGATCGCAGGGATCGATTTAGAGACGAACGAGACCACCGAGCTTCACCTAGAGAAAACGGCCGCGACTCCGGCCACGAAAGTGACTCATCACGACATTGA